From Paracoccus suum, the proteins below share one genomic window:
- a CDS encoding recombinase family protein has protein sequence MTKPPEKAKVVRKLRCAVYTRKSSEEGLEQEFNSLHAQREACEAYIASQRSEGWVLVRDQYDDGGISGGTLERPGLKRLLEDIEDGLVDVVVVYKIDRLSRSLADFAKLVEVFDRNGVTFVSVTQSFNTTTSMGRLTLNILLSFAQFEREVTAERIRDKVAASRKKGMWMGGVPPYGYRVENRKLLVDEESAPHVRWIFARFLEIGSCTELAREVGTRGIRTPRGNRIDKKYIYRMLSNRAYIGEAVHKGDSYPGEHDAIIDSATWDRVHAILLESPRKRAARTRADTPALLKGLLYGPDGAAFSPTHTRKGGRLYRYYVSQTVLKHGAGSCPVGRVQAGEIEAAVIDQLRTVFRQPEIVAGTWKAARAEIGDITESDARAALQQLDPLWNELFPAEQARIVALLVGRVDIGMDGLNVRLRMDGLGALAREILAGDMGAAA, from the coding sequence ACTCGCTCCATGCCCAGCGTGAGGCTTGCGAAGCGTACATCGCCAGCCAGCGCTCCGAGGGTTGGGTGCTGGTCCGCGATCAGTATGACGATGGCGGCATATCCGGCGGCACGCTCGAGCGCCCCGGCTTGAAGCGGCTGCTGGAGGACATCGAGGACGGGCTGGTCGACGTGGTGGTGGTCTACAAGATCGACCGCCTCAGCCGCTCGCTGGCCGATTTCGCCAAGCTGGTCGAGGTATTCGACCGGAACGGCGTCACCTTCGTCTCGGTGACGCAGAGCTTCAACACCACGACGTCGATGGGGCGGCTGACGCTGAACATCCTGCTCAGCTTCGCCCAGTTCGAGCGCGAGGTGACGGCCGAGCGGATCCGCGACAAGGTCGCCGCCAGCCGGAAGAAGGGGATGTGGATGGGCGGCGTGCCGCCCTACGGCTACCGCGTCGAGAACAGGAAGTTGCTGGTCGACGAGGAAAGCGCCCCACATGTGCGCTGGATCTTCGCCCGCTTCCTCGAGATCGGGTCCTGCACGGAACTGGCGCGGGAGGTCGGCACGCGCGGCATCCGCACTCCCCGCGGCAACCGGATCGACAAGAAATACATCTATCGGATGCTCAGCAACCGCGCCTACATCGGCGAAGCGGTCCACAAGGGCGACAGCTATCCCGGCGAACACGACGCGATCATCGACAGCGCGACGTGGGACCGCGTCCACGCCATCCTGCTGGAAAGCCCGCGCAAGCGCGCCGCCCGGACTCGCGCCGACACACCTGCGTTGCTGAAGGGGCTGCTCTACGGCCCGGACGGCGCTGCCTTCTCGCCGACGCATACCCGCAAGGGCGGACGGCTGTACCGCTACTATGTCAGCCAGACGGTGCTGAAGCATGGCGCCGGATCGTGTCCAGTCGGCCGCGTGCAAGCGGGGGAGATCGAGGCGGCCGTCATTGACCAGCTGCGCACCGTGTTCCGCCAGCCTGAGATCGTTGCAGGGACGTGGAAGGCGGCGCGTGCGGAGATCGGCGACATCACCGAATCCGACGCCCGCGCGGCGCTGCAGCAACTCGATCCGCTGTGGAACGAACTCTTCCCCGCCGAGCAGGCGCGAATCGTGGCGCTGCTGGTCGGGCGCGTGGACATCGGCATGGACGGATTGAACGTCCGGCTCCGCATGGATGGTCTTGGCGCCCTTGCGCGCGAGATACTGGCCGGAGACATGGGAGCGGCCGCATGA